TACGCCGACACTCACATCGACGCCGACCAGCACACCCTCCTATACGCCGACATCTGCCAACACGCCAGCAGAGTTAGCAACATGGACACCAACCTTAATTTCCACTCCCACTTTTGAAACCACATTACCCGCGCCAGCGGCTAGTTCGCTGCCAGGCGACACGGTCGTATTCGATTATTTCGATAGTTATTGTGAAACAGAAATTACTGTGGACCAAACCCCCATTGACTGTAACGCAGTCAGCGGACCAGACACGGTGATCTCGAAGGAAATGATTGGGCTGATCGAGAACGGCGATTTTTACAGTAAGTTGATCACCCTGCGGTTCCCACAGGATTCCGCCGGATCGACCGGATCCGTCCGCTCACCCGAGCTGGAAATCTCCGCGGGGCAAACCCTTTCCGGAAATGCAGGATGCCTCGAAAACGCATTGACGTGTTCGGTGCTTTTCCGAATCTATTTCATTGGAACGGATAACGAGATCGCAGAATTATGGGCAGTCGGTGAATTTTATGACGGTCAAGTCGCCGGATTCGAAATCCCTCTTGCCCCGCTTGCCGGTAAAACCGGTTCCATCGTTCTGGAGGTAAGCTCTCTGGGCGCCACTAATGACGATAATGCCGCCTGGATCAATCCGCGTATCACGCAAAGCCCCCGGGAACAATCAACCGTCACCCCTCTCCCCACCGTAACTTCAACTGAAACGCCGACCCGAATGCCTACAAGCGTCCCGACTTCGACCACCCCACCAACCGTCGCTCCTGACGAGACAGAACCCTCCCCCACCCCATTCGAAGAATTCCTGGAATTCATTATTGAATTCATCAAGGGATTATTTCAATCCCGGTAGCGGACCGCTGCCCTTCCGCACGATTCCCTTCGCCCTGGTAGATTCGCCCGCGGAAACCCACCCACGGGAGAATCTACCGGTTTTGTCAGGCGTTTATCGGCGGCAAATTCACATGCTATCATCACGCAACTCCTTTTCAGGGGAAATCCAGTCGGTACTACAAAACAATCTGATTCCACTATTGCGCGAATTCGGCAAGTAAATCCTTGAATTGCGGAGTGAAGCGGATCCCGTCAAGATCCGGGTCGCGAAGAACCCATTCGACATAGATCTGCTTGTTATCTAGGGCGGCCCGCAAATATTCGACCGCCTGATCTACGTTCCCGCATAATGCCTCGAGACACGCGCGATTGTACTGACTCTCTTCATCAATGTAATTTTTCATAGCCATACCTATATGTTGATTTGCCAGCTCTTCCAAACCCATCTTCCGAAAATATCCGCCGAGCGAGGCATGCGCCAGGCTGTGTGACGGGCATAGTTCGATCACACGCTGCATGCACTGCATGGCTTCCTCATGCCTGCCGACAACGGCAAAGATTACGCCAAGGTTGTGCAGATAGGTCGGCGATTCGGAATTCAGATTAACCGCCTGCTGAGTTGCCAAAAGCGCGTCGTTGAACCTCTTTGCCCGCTTATACAATCCAGCCAATTCATCCCATTTTGACGCATCCTGGGGGGCTCGTTGAATTTCGCCTTCGAGATCTAGGATTTGGTCATATACGGAATCCATCGCATCGTGCGGCAAATCAACCGATCTATCATTCTCGACGATCTTCTCATCTTCCTCCGGATCGGCCATGGCTGTCGTCTGTCCCTCATCAACCGGAAGGAAGAAGAATCCTACTTCGGATGGCGGACAGACCATTACCTCGGTATCTGACGCAGCTTCTTTGACGACGGCTGATCCAGGATTCACCATCGATTCGGAATAGAACACCGGCCGGGCGTTTTCCCTTTCAACGGAAATCGAATTCAGATAACCGGCAGGAAGCGCTTTTGCTTCCTCGAACTGGATGGGCTCCTTGGAGTCCATCTCGTAAACAATTTCATCAACAGTTTCGACAGCAAGGAGCGGGAGACCATCGTACGGCAGTTCCGGCGGTTCAACAGGAAGGTCCTTATCAGTCGCAGCCTCCATTTCGGCGGCGTTTTTACTTTCCTCTTCAGGGTCATCCATATTGTCTGTTGGCTGGGTCATGTCAGCCGATGGTTGCTGGGATTCCCGAGATTTGATCTCCGCATCGTGCTCTTCGGCGGCTACAGGCTGGGTTGGGTTATTCAAAGGTATTGCGGATTCATTCCCAGCCTCCACATCGGGTTCCATCGCAACTTCATGCCGGCTTACCTGTTCCTCGAGGATCGGTAACATGTCCGCAGCAAGATTGGATGGTCCATACAGAAAGACATTTCCATCCTCGATGCTCTTGCTGACCTCGGCGTCGAGAGCGTCTGCCTGTTGATACGCCATGATGGCATCACGGTAGTTCTTGATGAGGCGGAATGCATCTCCAAGCCGGTACCACGAAACAGCCTTGTCATGATCTGACTCGAGCAATTCGATGCTCTGTGTATACAGGCCGACCGCTTCTTCCGGTTGACCCTGCTGCAACCTGATGTAGGCAAGGTTGCAGTAGGGCATACCATATTGCGGCTGCAAGCCAATGGACCGGTTGTAGGCATAGGCGGCTTGTTCCAGCATGCCGGACAGGAAGTAGAGATTACCCAATTCGTTCCAGACTTCATGCTCGCTCATAGGATCCTCACGAAGGTTTACGAAGTGACTGTGGCTTGGGACGGGGTGAGCGTTCCCAACAAACTGTACCGGCTCTGGACAGCGAGGGAGATGTTGCCTGGGTCAAGTTCATCAGCGCGCTGGTAGGCGGAAATGGCATTTTCGTAATCATCCATTCTGCGGTACACGTTGCCAAGGCGGTTCCAGGCGATGGCTTTGTCTTTTTCAGAGGTGAACAGCTCGATCGACCGCTGGTAAAGGAGGATGGCTTCGGCGAAACGGTCCTTCTGAACATACGCCAGGGCAAGATTGCTGTAGGGCC
This portion of the Anaerolineales bacterium genome encodes:
- a CDS encoding tetratricopeptide repeat protein → MSEHEVWNELGNLYFLSGMLEQAAYAYNRSIGLQPQYGMPYCNLAYIRLQQGQPEEAVGLYTQSIELLESDHDKAVSWYRLGDAFRLIKNYRDAIMAYQQADALDAEVSKSIEDGNVFLYGPSNLAADMLPILEEQVSRHEVAMEPDVEAGNESAIPLNNPTQPVAAEEHDAEIKSRESQQPSADMTQPTDNMDDPEEESKNAAEMEAATDKDLPVEPPELPYDGLPLLAVETVDEIVYEMDSKEPIQFEEAKALPAGYLNSISVERENARPVFYSESMVNPGSAVVKEAASDTEVMVCPPSEVGFFFLPVDEGQTTAMADPEEDEKIVENDRSVDLPHDAMDSVYDQILDLEGEIQRAPQDASKWDELAGLYKRAKRFNDALLATQQAVNLNSESPTYLHNLGVIFAVVGRHEEAMQCMQRVIELCPSHSLAHASLGGYFRKMGLEELANQHIGMAMKNYIDEESQYNRACLEALCGNVDQAVEYLRAALDNKQIYVEWVLRDPDLDGIRFTPQFKDLLAEFAQ